In the genome of Anaerolineaceae bacterium oral taxon 439, the window GAAAACCGCTCCAGAGCCTGTATAATCGAAACGCTCTTCCCGAGCTTCAGGATTTTAAACAGCTCGTCGCGATACCGTTCGGCCGAGCAGTTCGGTAAAAAAGCAGGGATTCCATTCATCTCATGGATCAGCTCATCGTCCATGCTCAATCCGTATTCCAGCGCAAAGCGCAGTCCGCGGACCGCCCGGATCGGATCCTGCCGGAGACTGTCCGGGAGACACATCCGCAGCCTCTTTTCACGCAGGTCGGACATGCCGCCTAATGGATCGACGAACGTCTGCCGATCGCGGAAATCGATCGCAATCGCGTTGATCGTAAAATCGCGATTCCGCAGGTCGTCTTCGAGCGTGCCGCCGACGATTTTCGCGAAATCGAAATGAACAAAACGATCGCCCTCGTTGATCATAACGCGCACGATCTCCCGTTCCTCGTCCATGACGTAAAACCTGGCGTTGAACGCGTCGGCGATCCGTTTCGCGATCTCGCGGACGAACCCCTCCAAAATGAAATCGTAATCATGCAGCGGCTTATTCAGGATCAAATCGCGAACCGCCCCGCCGACGAGGTACATTTTCAAGCTGGCGGGGACGACCGCTGAAATGCGATTGAGGTAATCATAGTAGCCTTGTTCGCGATCGCTCATTTTCCCTTTTCTTTTAACTCTTCCAGCTTCTCCAGATCAACGACGCCAATATACTTCAGGTTCCGGTAATAATCGTCTAAATCCAGTCCATAGCCATATACAAATTTGTCCGGAATATGGAAACCGCAGTATTTAACCGGAATTTCGACTTCACGGCGGGTCGGTTTATCCAGAATCGTACAAACGCAAAGACTTTTCGGATTTCGCGTCGACAGCACGTTAATCACCGCGTTCAGCGTTTGCCCGCTGTCAATAATGTCTTCTACAATGATAACATTAAGTCCCTGGATCGGGGTGTTTAAGTCATAGGTAATTCGAACGTTCCCGGAAGACTCGCGTATACCCGCGCCGTAGGAGGACACCGCCATAAATTCGATTTTATTCGGAACGGACACTTCCCGCATCAGGTCGATCAAAAAAACAACGCCGCCGCGCAGAATACATATAAATAAGATTTCTTCCCCGGCGTAATCGCGCGAAATCTCCGCACCAAGCTCCTTAATCCGACGTTGGAGCGTTTCCTCGTCGATCAATACCTCGGCTAAAACGTCCTCTGGTGAATACATGATCCCTCCTATCCTTTTCCGTTTCCAGAGCGGCGCAGCGGCCTGAAAAAAAGGATCAGCCGCGCGATTTTCCGTTGCGATGATGAACGACGTGATGCGTTCGGCAGCGCGCCTCGTACAATTCGTCCGCGCCAACGATCACGATCGGATCGTCCGCGTCCGCCGGCTGTCCGTTGACGATCCGCTGCGTCCGCGTCGCCGGCTCCCCACAGACCATGCAGATCGCGGTCAGCTTATCGACACGCTCGGCTTTCGCGATCAGGGTCGGCATGACGCCGAATGGAACGCCGCGGAAATCCATATCCAACCCGGTCAGGATCACGCGAATTCCGTTCCCGGATAGCCGATCCACGATTTCAACGATCGGCTCATCGAAAAATTGCGCCTCGTCGATCCCGATTACGGTCGTATCCGGGGATAAATACTGAAAAAGATCGCCGATTTTATCAATCGGAAGCGCGTCGATCTCAATTCCGCCATGCGAATGGACCCGCTCGACGACGTAACGGTCGTCAATAATCGGTTTGAAGACCTGAACTTTATTCCTTGCGATAACGGCGCGGCGAAGCCGTCGGATAAGCTCCTCCGTCTTTCCGCAAAACATCGGCCCGCAAATGACTTCAATTGGCGCAATTTGTTTTTCTGCCATCTCCACGACTCCGGTTCTCGATACTTGTATTCAGACGATATTTTACACGATAAAGCTGCCGCGATGGGGCTGATCAGCCAACACACTGATAATCGCTCGCTATTTGAGAGAATAGGCTGCTGTAAAGCCCTGGGATTTCCCCCGCCAGAAGCGTCCGGTTCTCCGCGCGTTCCTTTCGGAAGATTTCGCCCGCCGACCCATGGAACCAGACGCCGAGCTGCGCTGCGGAAAACGGATCGGAGCCCTGCGCGGCGAAACCCGCGATCGTTCCGCTCAGGACGTCCCCGCTCCCCGCCTTTGCCAACGCGGCGTTCGCGAACGGCGCAACGGCCGTTTCGCCCCATGGCGCGGCGATAACCGTATATGCGCCTTTCAGCACGACGATCGCGCTCCATTCCCTCGCCTTTTCCTCCGCCAACGGGATCCGCCGCCGGTTCACGTCTGCGACCGTGCATCCGCAAAGCCGCGCCATTTCGCCCGGATGCGGCGTGAGGATCGTTCCGGAAGGAAGCCGGCTTAATATCTCGCGCCGATCCGAAAGATAATTCAACGCGTCCGCGTCGAAGATCGGCGTCCTGATCCGCCCCAGGATTTCCGGATCGAAAAGAACGTCAAGAAACGTCGTCGATAAATTCCCCATCCCGAGTCCCGGACCAACGAGCCATGCCGAATTTTCGCGGTCGGGAAGCTTCCGCTCCAGCGCAGCCCGGTTTTCACCCGCGTTGTCCGAAATCGTATCCCAGACAGCCTCAGCCGCCCGCGACGCGACGCAGCGGCGTACCAGCTCGTTCGAATTGATCTCGACCAGCCCTGCCCCGGAGCGGTACGCCGCTTCCGCCGCCAACGCCGGCGCGCCAAAATACTTTTCGCATCCGCCAAAAATTCGGACGGTCCCGAACGCGCCTTTATGCGAAACGTCGCAACGTTCCGGCAGGCGCGCTTGAACCCAGCTCTGCGTCAGGGAGCGGCGCCGAATCCGCGAATAGACCGGGAGCTCCGGATCGAGACGCATCCGAACGCCCGACAGCTTCCCGCCGATCGCCCCGGCGCTGCCCATCAGCTGTCCAAGCTTGAACGCATGGATCGCGACCGTCTGATCCGCGCGGAGCGCGTCCGGGTCCGTTTCGCCGCTGTCGCAGTTCATCCCGGACACACAGTCGACCGCGATTATCCGTGCCGGGAACGCCCGCGCGTTCAACATCCGAAACAGCGGTCGACAGCGATCGGGAAGCGGCGGACGGAAACCGATCCCGAAAACCCCGTCAAGGATCATGTCTGTCTCGCTCAGGAACGCCCGAACCTGCGTCCCACCTTCCGCGCTGCCGAGCGCCGCCGTCGGGACGCAGCCCATCCGCAGCCTCGCTTCGTAAATGTCCTCCTTCCGCTCGTCGATCAGAATCGCGCGGACCGCCCGCCCCCTTTTTTTCAGCTCCAATAAGGCGACGATCGTATCGGCCCCATTATTCCCTTTTCCGATCAGCCCGGTAATCCGCAGTCCGCGCGGATACCGATCAACCTCCGCAGCGACCGCTTTCCCAACCATGTCGACCATCGCTTCATAGCTCGTTCCCGCCTCGAAACCTTCCCGTTCAATTTCGCGCATTTCTGCAACCGTCACAATTTCCATGAGCACCTCCGCGGATTTTAAACTGATGATTAAGTTCAATTCAGCGTATCCATTCAGCAAAAACAATTCGGACAAGATAAAATGAACGCATGAAGTTTTTCTTAACGTTGTCCAATAAGCTAATTATAGCCGCGTCGCCGTTTATCTTCCTGATGGCCGTTGTCGTCAGCGTTTTTACCCCCGCCTTTATTTGGATCGAGTACCAGCGTCCGGGTTTTCCTCCGGATGAATTCGGCTTTTCGACGGAGGAAAGGCTCAGGTACGGAATTCATTCTGTAAATTACGTAACCTCATTGCGGAATCTTTCTTTAGCCGAGCTGACAGGCCCCGACAGCGAACCGCTCTATCGGGAATCGGAGCTTTCCCACATGGCGGACGTACGAACGGTATTCCAGTCCGCCCGCTGGGCGCTGGCAGGTTTGATTGCGCTGACCGTGGTCCAATTCGCGCTGACCTGGAGAAGACCGGCCGCGTTCCGGGACCTGCTGTACGCGCTGCGCACCGGCGCGCTGGCGTCGATCGTGGTATACAGCCTGCTGATGATCCTGTCCCTGACCATTTTTGATCAGGTTTTCTATTCTTTTCATCAGCTGTTCTTCGCGGAAGGCAGCTGGCTTTTTTACACGTCCGACGCGCTGATCCGGCTCTTCCCGAAACAGCTCTGGGTTGACGCGTTTATCGTCGCCGGCGTCGCGGCGCTCGCGCTCGCGGTCCTTTTCTATTTTCTTTTCCGCGCTTTCGCGAAAAGGGCGGCGATTCCGCCAGTTTCCGGAAAAACTTCTCTAAACGCCGTCCGTTCATCATCCAGACCGGACGGGGCAGCCTCATTCAAAAGATAAAAAGGGAGCATTCAATCTTCTATGACCGACAGAAAAATCATTATCACCACCGAATCCACCTGTGATATCCCCAGGTGCGAACAGGAGCGACTCGGAATTTTTACCGTTTCAACCTATATCATGATCGGCGGACGGTCGTATCTGGACTGGACGGAAATAACGACGAGCGATTTTTTTGAGCTGACAAAAGCGCGAGATATCCGGCCGACAACCTCCGCCGTCCCCGTGCATGATTACGAGACGCTTTTCCGTCAGTTCGACGGTCAGGACGCCGATATTCTTCATATCGCCGTTTCGCAGAATTTTTCCGCCTGCTTCAATAACGCGGTCGTCGCCGCGCAAAGCTTCAAAAATGTGCATGTTTTCGACGCGAAAAACGTCTCCGCCGGGCTCGCGCTGGCGATCTATCGCGCGGTTGACCTGCGCGACCGAGGCTTCGCGATTCAGGATATCATCTCAGACCTGAGCGCGTATGTCGACCGAATCCGTTTCAACTGCGTCCTCGATACGGTCGATTTCATTCGCCGCGGCGGGCGGCTTTCCGCGACCGTCGCGTTGGGGATCGAGCTGCTGAAAATAAAGCCGGAAATCCTTCTTCGGGACGGGAAAATCGTGATCGGCAGGAAATACCGCGGAAAGCTGGATAAAGCGCTGGGCTCTTTTGTTGAGAACCAGCTGAAAAACGTCAGCCATATCGATAAAACGCGGGTCCTCGTCGCCAATACGCTCCGAGATCATGAACTCCTCGCCCGTCTTCGGGACACCGTCGCCAAACGTCTCCCCGACAGCGAGACGATCGTCGTCGAGGTCGGCTCGGTCATCTCCTGCCACGCGGGACCGAACGCGTTCGGATTAGCGTTCGTCGAAGATTAACGTTGCGGGGCCCCGAGCGTCAGAAGGTTCGGAGCCCTGCCAAAAGCATTCCACGCCGCCGAGCGGATTAATTCTTCGGAAAGACGACAACCAGCAGCATTTTGAACCGTTCCGAAGCGAAAACCGAATGTTCCTTTTCCGCGGGCATCAGGATCGACTGCCCCGCGGATAACGTAAACTCTTGATCCTCGATCCGGATCAGCCCCATCCCGTCCAGACAGAGAACGAGTGCGTCCCCGTGGGACGAATGCGTACTGATTTCCTCGTTTTTATCGAACGCGAATAACGTAACCGAAACGGCCGCGTTCTGCGCCAGCGTCTTGCTGACAACCTGTCCCGACGCGTAAACGACCTCATCTTTCAGCTCGACCGCCGCTGCGACCGGGAAGTTCTTAATCATTGCGCTTGTCATGGGCACATCCTCAAACCTTTCATCACAAGTTTGTTATTGACAACTCTGATTATATGCCGGTAGAGCAGGATTCTCCGTTGGTTTTCCAACGGGGAATAAAAAAACGGCTCCAATCCATGCGGCTTGAGGATCGGAGCCGGGCTGCGGCACTGTCAGAATTCCGGCAGGGCCCGCTATTTAACTTCGACAGTCCAGCCGAACTCGTCCTTCGCCCGGCCGTTTTGAATCGCGCTGATCTCGTCATAGAGACGTTTCGCGATCGGGCCGGTCTTTCCGCCGTTGACCTTTACCGTCTCGCCTTTCCAGACAAACGCGCCGACCGGCGAAATCACGGCAGCAGTCCCGGAAGCAAACGATTCATTCAGCGTTCCATTCTTCGCAGCGCTGAATACTTCGTCAATTGAAAGCTTACGTTCGGAATGCGGAACGTTCCAGGCCTCAAGCAGCCGTAGAATCGTATCCCGCGTGATTCCAGGCAGGATCATCCCATCCAGCGGGGCGGTAACGACCTCGTTATGGATCACAAAAAACGCATTTGACGTTCCAATTTCCTGGACATACTTCTTTTCGCTGCAATCCAGATACAAAACCTGGCTGCAGCCGGCGGCGACGGCTTTTTCCTGCGCTTTCAGGCTGATAACATAGTTCGCGCCAATCTTCGCGAATCCAGTTCCGCCGGGCATCGCGCGCGAATATTCGTCCTCGACGAAAATCTTCGTCACCGGAAGCTCGCCGTCGTCCGATTGATAGTACGATCCGACCGGACTCAGGATCACCGCGAACTTATATGAGCGCGCCGGATGCACTCCGATATACGGATCGTCGGCGAAAACGAACGGGCGAATATACAGCGATGTATTCTTCGCGGTCGGGATCCAGTCCCGATCGATATCGACAACCGCTTTAATCGCTTCCATCATCAGCTCCGGATCAATCTTCGGAATACAGATTCGGTCGGCAGTTGTATTGATACGCTTAAAATTCATGTCCGGACGGAAGAGCAGGACGCGACCATCCGGCGACTTGTAGGCCTTCATCCCCTCAAACATCTCAATCGCGTAATGCAGCACGGCAGCAGCGGGGTCCAGCGTAAACGGGCCATAAGGAACGATCCGCCCGCCATGCCATCCTTTTTCATCGTTATAATCCATCACAAACATATGATCGGTAAAATATGTCCCAAATCCGAGCTTCGATCCGTCCGTCAGGTCCGGTTTCGGCTTCGGCGCGGTATTTTCAGTCACCTGAAACGTATACTTGCCCATGTCTTGTCCTTATAAATATTTTTCTCCCGCGTACAACGCCTCAACGTTCTTCGGCAGCAGCTCCGCCTTCGCGCCGTAGAATTCCTTCGCCAGCGCGCCTTCGACGGATTCCGCTTTCAACAGCTTCGTTTTTCGAACGATCGCGCCCAGCATGACGATATTCGCTGAGCGTGGAGCGCCGATATCGCTCGCGATCCGGTTAGCGTCGACCGGGATAATCTGGATATCCGTGCGTTTCGGCGTCTCGGGGATTACGGAAGTATTATAAAATAGAAACATGCCCGATTCAAGCGTTTTCTCAAACTTATGCAACGACTGCAAATTCATCGCAGCGACCAGGTTCGGAACCGAAACGATCGGATTACTGATCGGCTGGTCGGAGACGATCGTCGAGCAGTTCGCCGTCCCGCCGCGCATCTCCGCGCCATACGACGGAATAAACGTTACGTCCTTCCCTTCAATCATGCCGGCATACGCCAACATGCGCCCAATCGTCAGGACCCCCTGACCGCCGAATCCGGCGATAATCGTCTTCCAGGTTGTGATCATGCGATTGCCTCCGGTTTCTTAAACACGCCCAAAGGATAATACGGGATCATCCGCTCCCGGACCCATTCCATCGACTTTGGGGCTGTCAGGCCCCAGTTTGTCGGACAGGTCGACAGGAACTCAACAAACGATAATCCAAGCTTTTTCTGCTGCGTTTCGACGGCGCGTTCGATCGCCTTTCGGGCTTTGCGAATCTGCGCCGGAGAATCGATCGAAACCCGTTCGACGTACGCCGCGCCGTCGATCGTCGCCAGCATTTCCGCAACCCGCAACGGGATCCCGTTCCGAACCGCGTCGCGGCCAAGGACCGCGGTCGT includes:
- a CDS encoding NAD(P)H-hydrate dehydratase — encoded protein: MSELFLLNGYAELNLIISLKSAEVLMEIVTVAEMREIEREGFEAGTSYEAMVDMVGKAVAAEVDRYPRGLRITGLIGKGNNGADTIVALLELKKRGRAVRAILIDERKEDIYEARLRMGCVPTAALGSAEGGTQVRAFLSETDMILDGVFGIGFRPPLPDRCRPLFRMLNARAFPARIIAVDCVSGMNCDSGETDPDALRADQTVAIHAFKLGQLMGSAGAIGGKLSGVRMRLDPELPVYSRIRRRSLTQSWVQARLPERCDVSHKGAFGTVRIFGGCEKYFGAPALAAEAAYRSGAGLVEINSNELVRRCVASRAAEAVWDTISDNAGENRAALERKLPDRENSAWLVGPGLGMGNLSTTFLDVLFDPEILGRIRTPIFDADALNYLSDRREILSRLPSGTILTPHPGEMARLCGCTVADVNRRRIPLAEEKAREWSAIVVLKGAYTVIAAPWGETAVAPFANAALAKAGSGDVLSGTIAGFAAQGSDPFSAAQLGVWFHGSAGEIFRKERAENRTLLAGEIPGLYSSLFSQIASDYQCVG
- a CDS encoding hypoxanthine phosphoribosyltransferase; this translates as MYSPEDVLAEVLIDEETLQRRIKELGAEISRDYAGEEILFICILRGGVVFLIDLMREVSVPNKIEFMAVSSYGAGIRESSGNVRITYDLNTPIQGLNVIIVEDIIDSGQTLNAVINVLSTRNPKSLCVCTILDKPTRREVEIPVKYCGFHIPDKFVYGYGLDLDDYYRNLKYIGVVDLEKLEELKEKGK
- a CDS encoding branched chain amino acid aminotransferase — encoded protein: MGKYTFQVTENTAPKPKPDLTDGSKLGFGTYFTDHMFVMDYNDEKGWHGGRIVPYGPFTLDPAAAVLHYAIEMFEGMKAYKSPDGRVLLFRPDMNFKRINTTADRICIPKIDPELMMEAIKAVVDIDRDWIPTAKNTSLYIRPFVFADDPYIGVHPARSYKFAVILSPVGSYYQSDDGELPVTKIFVEDEYSRAMPGGTGFAKIGANYVISLKAQEKAVAAGCSQVLYLDCSEKKYVQEIGTSNAFFVIHNEVVTAPLDGMILPGITRDTILRLLEAWNVPHSERKLSIDEVFSAAKNGTLNESFASGTAAVISPVGAFVWKGETVKVNGGKTGPIAKRLYDEISAIQNGRAKDEFGWTVEVK
- a CDS encoding thymidine kinase — encoded protein: MAEKQIAPIEVICGPMFCGKTEELIRRLRRAVIARNKVQVFKPIIDDRYVVERVHSHGGIEIDALPIDKIGDLFQYLSPDTTVIGIDEAQFFDEPIVEIVDRLSGNGIRVILTGLDMDFRGVPFGVMPTLIAKAERVDKLTAICMVCGEPATRTQRIVNGQPADADDPIVIVGADELYEARCRTHHVVHHRNGKSRG
- a CDS encoding cupin — translated: MTSAMIKNFPVAAAVELKDEVVYASGQVVSKTLAQNAAVSVTLFAFDKNEEISTHSSHGDALVLCLDGMGLIRIEDQEFTLSAGQSILMPAEKEHSVFASERFKMLLVVVFPKN